The genomic window GCGGCACAGCCGGAGCTGGCGCAGCGTCACCTTCAGGCTGGTGGGCGACATCCGGGCGAGGGTGGCCCGGGTGGCCTCGGCCCACTCGGTGCCCTCGGCGGCGAGCGCGGCGAGGATGTCCTCCACCCGGTCCGCCGCGAAGCAGCGATCCACCACCGCCTGGTGCGCGCGAAGCGGCGCGGGCCCCGCGTCCGTGGCGAAGGAGGCCAGGAGCCGGGTGGCGGTGCCGTGGGCCTGGCCCGTGCTCCAGTCCGCGGAGACCAGGGCCTCCAGCAGCGCCTCGAGCCGGGAGTGCTCCACGTGGTGGGTGCCGTAGCCGAGCCACATCGCATCCGCGGCGTTGGCGCGGGTGCCGGTGAGCCCCAGGTACGTGCCCATGGCGCCCGGAAAGCGCGGGAGGAACCAGCCGCCGCCCACGTCCGGGAAGAAGCCGATGGCCGTCTCGGGCATGGCGAACATGAGCCGCTCGGTGACGACGCGGTGGGAGCCGTGCATGGACAGCCCGAGCCCGCCGCCCATGCTGATGCCATCCACGAGCGCGATGAAGGGCTTCTCGAAGTGATGGATGCGGTGGTTGAGCGCGTACTCGCCCCGGAAGTACTCGCGGGCCAGGGGGGACTGGCCCTCGGGAACGGGCGCATCGAGGGACGCGGCCACGGCGCGCACGTCTCCGCCCGCACAGAAGGCCTTTCCGCCCGCGCCGCGGATCACCACGGCCTTCACCGAGGGCTCGCGGGCCCAGGCGTCCAGCTGCGGGTGAATGGCTCGAATCATCCCCAGGTCGAGCGCGTTGAGCGCCCGGGGGCGCTCCAGCGTCACCAGTCCGAGGGGGCCTCGCGTCTCCAGCACAACGTCATGGCTCATAGGGACATGGACCTCACGGAGGGGGAGCGTTCACATCGATGAGAATGCGGTGCCGGTAGAGCTCCAGCAGGATGTCCTCGTGGAGGTCCGCCTGCTTCTCGTCCCGGAGGCGCTGGCGCACGGTCTCCACGGGCTGCTTGCCGTTGAACTCCACGAGCAGGCCGTAGGCCTCGCCCGGCAGGGCGACGGCGTCGAACTCGCTGTAGGAGGCCAGGGCGATGCTCCCATCCGGCAGCCACTGCACGGTGGCCCCGGGGTTGAGCTTGAGCACCGGGGGAAGCCGGGGAGCCACGGCCGCCTCGTGGCGCTGCTTCAGGATGGACAGCTCGATGGTCCCATCGATGCCCAGGAGGTTCTCGAAGTCCTTCACGGAGAGCGCACGAACGCTCTCGTAGCAGGCCTGGTAGAACTCGGCCTCGCGTCCGGCCCAGCCGCCCCACAGCGCGGCATACTCCTTCTCGGGCGGGGGCTGATCATCGAGGTCCTCCACCGTGAGCGGCACCGGGGCGGCGTCGGCCTTGTCGCGGCCGGTGAGCACATAGTCCGGCAGGTGCTGGAGCAGCGCGTAGCGCGACAGCTGGATCTCCGCCAGGGTGAGCCACGTCTTGAGCGTCATCCAGAACTTCCGGCCGTCGGCGCCCGCCACGTACTTGCAGAAGTACGTGGAGCACACCGCCTCGCGGTAGCGCCAGATGGTGCACAGGCCGCCCTGGCCCTCGTAGTACGGGCAGCGCAGGGACTGGGTCCGCCCGAAGGCCTGCCGGGCATTGTTATAGAGGAGGGTGTAGCGGGGAGGGGCCTTGAGCCACTGGGGGTTCACGGCCACGCGCCGGTCCAGCTTCGCCTGGATGCGCCGGCGGCCCTCGGCCATGGCGGCGTCCCCGTCCGACAGGATGGCACCCACCAGGTAATTGGGCAGCCGGGGGTGGTAGGTGCAGCACTTGGTGTCCGGCCGGAAGAACCGGGTCACCCCGTCCACGGACTCGATGGGGTTCGGGTTCGAGGCCTCGCACATGGCGCACGAGGAGCACGTGGCCTTGGTCTCCTCGGGGACAGGTCCCTGAAAGAACGAGGGAAAAAGGGACCGGTAGAGCTCCGGCAGGCTGTCCAGCAACTGGGGCATGGAAGAGGGTCCTAGAAGAGATCGCCGATACCGCCAACGACGCTGAAGAGTGCGTCCATCCCGAGATCGATGAGGTCCACCCCATCGCTCACGGTCTCCACGATGTCCACCCCATGGGAGTTCTCGGAAGGCGCGGGAGGAGGGGGATTTCCCGCGGCCCGGGATGCCTGCTGCGCCTGGGCATCGAGCGCCCGGAAGAATCCGTCCATCTGGAGCGTGTCCATGAGGAGCTGCGCGGCCACGGCGGGGGCCAGGACGGCGCCCGTGACGGCCGCGGCCTTCTTGGCGTCATCGAGCGTCACCCCCACGGCCTTCGGGTCCAGGATGCAGAGCGGCGCATGGCAGGCCGGACACGCGGTGTCCTGGGCCAGCGAGATGGGCCCGCCACAGTCGGAGCACTGCAGGAGCTGCGCGTGCTTCTTCAGCTCCTTGAGCTCCCGGGCGGAGAGGCTGCGGACGATTCCCTTCTCCCGGAGGAACTGGAAGAAGGTGATGAAGCGGCCGTGCGCGGAGGGGCAGCGGAAATACTGGAAGCGGTTGTCCCGCGCCATGTCGTGCGTGCGCGACAGCACCTCCCGGCAACGGGGGCACTTCATCGCGTGGAGGAGCTGCGTGCGCGCGCTCCGCTTGCCGTGCATCTCGCGGAACAGCTGGAGCACCCCCGCGGCGGACAGCTGGGGGCTCTCCTGGGCGTCGAACCACACGCCGTGGCAGGCATGGCAGACATCCAGGAGCACCTGTCCGCCAAGGCGTTTGTCGAAGGCCTGCTCGGCCGCGGGAGATTGGCAACCTGGACAGTTCATGAAACCCGCCATCCTACAAAGAGAAGGGCTGTCCAGGGCATCCTGGACAGCCCTCGAACGTCATGGCCTCGAAAGGCCGGGGCTCACCCCGCCGGAGGGGCCTTCACGGTGGGGGCCTTGGTGGGACGCAGCTCCTCGAGCAGGCGCGTGGCGCCGTAGACCGTCTTCAGCGACTCGGAGATGGCCTCGCTGTGCACGGAGACGGCCCGGTTGACGCTCTCGTCGAAGCCGAACTCGCCGCCCAGGGACTGGATATTGCCGTCGAAGACCAGGCCGACGATCTCCGCGTCCTTGTTGATGACGGGCGAGCCGGAGTTACCGCCGATGATGTCGTTGGTGCTGGCGAAGTTCATGGGGGTGTTGGCCTTGATCTTGTTCTTCGCATCCAGCCAGGTCTTCGGCAGCGCGAAGGGGTCCTCGCCGGTGTGCCGGTCGAAGGTGCCGCCCATGACGGTGACGGGGGCGACCTTCTTGCCGTCCTCCGTGTAGCCCTTCACCGCGCCGTAGGACAGGCGCAGGCTGAAGGTGGCGTCCGGGTAGACGTTGGTGCCGTACACGTCGAACTTCGCCTTGGCCACCAGCTCGCTGTTCTTGCGGATGACCGAGTCGATGTTCTCGTCGTAGTTCTTCCGGATGGCGCGGGCATCGGGCTCCACGAGCCGGGCCAGGGCAATCATCGGATCCTTGGACTCGGTGATGGCCTTCTTGCCGCCCTCGAAGAGCTGCTGGCGGACCTTGACGTCGCGCAGCTGGCTGCCGTTCACCACGCGGGTGGCCAGCGTCAGGGGCGACTCCTTGCCCAGCACCTTCTTCACGAACGGGTGGTCCGAGCCCAGCTCCTCGCGCAGCTTGGTGAGGCTGAACTCCAACCGGGCAATCTCCAGCTCCGGGTAGATGGGCGCCGGGCTGAAGAGCTGGGCCTTGAGGGCCGGCAGGTTCGAGTCCGCGAACTCGCGCAGCCGCTGGCCGTTCTCCTTGGGAAGCTCCTCGGCGCCGCGCACCAGCGACATGGCGAGGGAGTACAGCTGCGAGCTGAAGCCCGCGTTCTTCTCGATGAAGGTGTAGTCCTTGCGGATGTTCTTGAGCTGCTCCTGCGCCTTGGCGATCTCATCCCACGCCGCGCCGTATTTCTGCTTCAGCTCCGGGGAGGCGTTGACCTTCTGGCGCAGCTCCTGCTCGGCGGCCACTTTCTGCGCGAAGAACGCCTTGTCCAGCAGGGCCTCGTGACGGCCTTTCTGCGCCTTGACGCCGTTCTCCACGCCAAAAAGCATGTTGTTGGAGATGCGCTTCTGCTCGGGGCCGCGCTTCTGGAACTCGGTGATCATTCCGCGCATCTCGGACATGAACATCAGGGTCTTCGGCAGCACCACGTCCCGGTGGTACTCCAGCTCCGCGATGGTCAGCCCGCGGGAGGTGCGGCCCGGGTGCCCGGAGATGAACGTCAGATCGCCTTCCTTCACGCCCGCCTTGGACCACTTGAAGTAGTTCGTCTGGGGGGCCGGCTTTCCGTCCTGGTAGACGCGCACGAAGCTGACGTCCAGGTCGTACCGGGGGAACTCGAAGTTGTCCGGATCGCCGCCAAAGAAGGCGATGGCGTGCTCCGGGGCGAACACCAGGCGCACGTCCTGGAAGCGGCGGTACTTGTAGAGGTTGTACTTGCCGCCCTGGTAGAGCGTCACCACGTCACAGCGGACCTGGTCGCTGGTGGCGCATTCCTTCTCGATCTTCGACATCTCGGCCTTGAGCGTGTCGCTGTACTCCTTGCCGGTGCGGCCCTGGGTGGCCGTGTTGAGCCGGTCGGTGACGTCGGTGATCTCCGCCAGCTGGTTGATCTCCATGGCGGGGCACTGGATCTCATCGGCGAGCGTCTTCGCGTAGAACCCGTTGGCGATGTAGTCCTTCTGGGCGGTGGAGAGCTGCTCGATGCAGCCCCGGGCGCAGTGGTGATTGGTCATCACCAGGCCGTTGGCGGAAACGAAGCTCGCCGAGCAGCCGCCGGCCAGGCGGGCCGAGGACAAGCGCACCTTGTCGAGCCACTGGGGCGTGGGCTCGAAGCCGTACTTGGACTTCACCGTGGCGGACGGGAAGTTGTTGTAGGTCCACATGCCCTCGTCGGCGAGCGCGGGGAGCGCTCCCACCAGGGCGGCTACGACGACCAGATGCCTCATTTTGAAGGTCCTTTCCGGCAACGACGGGTGCCGGGCGTTCTGCGGGAACCCATCTAGCGGGTCAAGCGGGGAAAAATTCCCAGACCTACCCAACGGCCCAGCCGACCGCTGATTGCCAGGGGCAGTGGGGGCCGCGAACAGGAACCCCGGGACCCTCCAGTCCGCGAACGCTTAGTTTACATAACGCATCTTATCAGACTCCACGTATGGGCCGTTTCCCGAGGGGAAATCCCTGGGCCTCTGGGCCACCGGCGGCCCCCGGGGCCCGTTCTTAGGGCTTCTCGGTTCCGGCCCTGGGACGTAGCTTGTCCTGCCTATGCGCCTGGCCCGGTTTGGTTCCCTCGTTCTGTGCACCTCGGTGCTTCTGACTGGCTGTCCGGACAAGCAGCCTGCGGGTCCGCAGGATTCCGGTCTCGCCCCTGCCGCCGCCCCGGACGCGAACCTGCCGCCCGAGGCCACCGCGTTCACGCTCCGGTACCAGCTCAACGGCGCGGGCCTGGAGCCCATCGCGATGACCGTCGATGAACGGCCCAGCATCGAGCCCACCTCGGTGCTGGAGCTGCGCAGCTCGCGCCCGCTTCGCAATTACCGCATCCGGCTGTTCGATGAGGCCGACCGCGCCATGATTTCCGATGACTCCGTCGAGGAATCCGCGGACGGCATCGTTTATCGAATCACCCTGCCGAATCCGCTCAAGACCGGCCACCGGTACACCTTGGTCGCCGATGCCCAGACCGGAGCCTCGTTCACGGACGATTTGGGACGCGAGCTCGAGGATCTCCGCTTCGAATTCCAGGTGGCCGGTGAAAAGGAAAAACCGGCCCCGCCGCCCGCGAAGAAAAAGCGCCGGTAATCCGGCTCAGTGCCCGCCCAGGGGCAATTCCAGGGCGCTCTGGAGCTCCCGGAGCCGGTTCTGGATGAGCTGCATGTTCCGGGGGCCCATCCGCAGCAAATGCTTCTGGGCCCGGCTCAGCCCCTCCAGCTGCGGATCCGCGTACACGTAAATGGCCCCCCGTTCCGTGACTTCCACGTCGTCCGGAGGCACCGGCACATCCAACAGGTGCTGAATCGCCTGGGCCAGGGTCTGCTCGAAGGACCGGCCCGGGGGCGCGATCTCCACGTACACCCGGTCCGCCAGCGGTTTGACTTCCTTCCAGGCGGCCACCGAGTTCTGGACGTCCAGCGAGCCAATCACCCGGGCCACCGGATCATACCGCTCGTAGCTGCTCGGGTTGATGGTCGTCTTTCCCTCGTCCTCCACGACCTGGAAACCCTCCGTGGGCCCCATGAAGGACAGCACCATGCGCGGGCTTTCGCCGTCCGAGATGTTGCTCACCGCCGTCGTGAACCGCTGCAGCAGTCCTTCCACGCCCAGCCACTTCGCGAATTCGGGATCCGAGGACAGCGCCTTCATGTTCTGGCGGACCCGGGAATCGCCTTCCTGGACCGACGGCGGCGGCGCCAAGGCAGCCGCCCCCGCGTCCGCCAGGCCGGCCGCCGGTCCGGGAGCCGCGGGTGCCTCGGGAGACACCGCGGGCGCCTGCCGCAGCACGTGCCACGCACCGGCGCCAATGCCCACCAAGGCCCCGAACGCCAGCAAGGCCCCCACGATGCGGGCCCGGGCGGAACCCGGCCGGGGGGACTCGCCACCCGGAGTTCCAGGCGGACCTCCGGAAAAGGACTGCTCGCTCATGGGACCTCCCGCACTGCGTTTCCCGATGGTGAATCCTCGCTGAGTGCCGGAACCCCCGGCTCCTGGTGGGATTCCCAGGACCCGAAAGTGAACAGCCCCGGTCAGCCGTCGCGCAAGTCGCGGTCCTGGCGGCGCACCCGCTCGAGCGTCTGCAGATCCCGCTCGGACGGCCCCAGCTCCAGGATGATCTTGCTGACGTCGTACAGCACGTCCCCCCGGTGGAACACCGGCAGCCGGGGCACGTCCTGGTTCAGCTCGTCCGCGCCCCGGTTGTAGGCCATGTCCATCAGCGTGCGGAGCTGGAACGCGTCATAGAGGTTGTACTCCACGAGGTACCGCAGGGCCTCCACGTCCGCCCGGGCCTTGTACGCGCGCCACAGCAGCACCGCGTCCCAGCCGTTCACGCCCTTGAGGTGCGGCGGCCGGCCGAAGCCCAGCTTGTCCTCGATGTCCTTCAGCCCGCCGCCCATGCCCAGGCGCCGCGTCACGAAGCGCAAGTCGATGTGCGCCTCGGGGCTCGGAAAATGCTCGGCGCCGAAGTAGTTCCGCAGCACGGGCGCATCGAACACGGTGCCGTTGAACGTCACCCACAGCCGCCGCGCCGCGAGTGCCTCGGGCAGCGCGTCCATGTTCCGGCCCTGGATGAAGACGTGCAGGCCCACGCTGTCGAACAGGCAGACCACCGTGGGCACCTGCGTCTGGCTGCCGTCCGTCTCGATGTCGAAGTAGACCGCGTCCCCGGCGAACTCCGGGTACAGCCGCCAGTGCTCCCGGGACGGCAGGAGCTGCGCCAGCGTCCGCAGGTCACGCCGCTCCAGCGCCTCGCGGGCCCGGCGGAGGTACTCGCGCGCCAGCTCGTCCGTCTTCTTGCTGATGGCCACCCCGGTGCCCGGCGCCGGGAAGTCGTCCCAGGTCCGGATGCCGTTGGCCCACAGTTCCTTCTCGCGGAACGGCCCGACCCCCGGAATGAGCTGGAACGTCCGAGCGAGCATCACCCCAGGGTCCCCATCCTCCCGGCCACCAGGTCCGCCAGCAGCGGGAGATCCGCCTCGCAGAACGGCAGCGCCCCCATCTCCGCGGGCGTCAGGAACCTCAGCGCGTGGGCGCCGAGCGGCTTGGGCTCACCCGACACGAGCCGGGTGGCGTACAGCACCAGCTCCACCGTCAGATCCGGGTACGTGTGCTGGCCCTCCCACAGCCGCCGGCCCACCTCCAGCGCCACGTCCAGCTCCTCGCGGCACTCGCGGGCCAGGGCCGCCTCGTCCGTCTCCCCGGGCTCGACCTTGCCCCCGGGAAACTCCCAGAGCAGGGCCCGGCTGCCGCCCGGGAGCCGCTGCTGCACGAGGAACCGGGAGCCGTCCTCCGGGTGCGGCAGCAGCGCCGCCACCACCCGCACCGTGCGAGCCACCCTCCCCGTCAACCGCCGCCCCCGCGCAGGTGCAGCGCATACAGGTAGCCGTTGTTCGACAGGATGTAGGCCTTGGAGCCCAGCACCCGGGGCGGCGCGCTGATGCCATCGCCCGGGTTCCACTCCATGCGGGACTTGCCCGTGCGCGGATCCACGAACAGCAGCGCCCGCTGGTTGGCCAGGAGAATCATCCCGTGCGTCAGCACCGGCGCGCGTCCCGCCCGGTCCCCCAGGCTCATGGACCAGAGCAGCCGGCCATTGTCGCTCAGGTACGCATCCAGCCGGCCATCCCCGCTGGCGATGACCACCTCGCCGGCCGCCATCACCGACGTCAGGCCGCTCACCGCGTAGTTCCACTCCACATCGCCCGTCTCGGCGTCCAGGGCGTACAGCCCGCCCGCGTACGACGCCACATAGAGCCGGCCCGCGTCATTGATGACGGGCGTGGAGTCCACATCGAGAAACTGGGTGGCGCCCGAGGCCAGCGCCTTCTCCCACTTGCCGGTGCCGGCTTCCGCGTCCAGCGCCACGAGGTACCCGTCCGAGAAGCCCAGGTACACGGTGCCGTCCTTCACCAGCGGGGAGCCCGCGCCGTGAATGGTGAAGCCGGTGGGCGTGTCCCGCCGGTACTGCCAGGCCCAGGCGCCCGTGTCCGCCTTCACCGCGAACAGCGTGTCGCTCTCGGAGGCCACCAGCACCAGGGACCCGGCGACCACCGGGGTCGTCGCGAGCGCCTCACCGGCCTCGTACTTCCACTGGAGCTTCCCGGTGCGCACGTTCAGCGCGTACAGGAAGCCGTCCCCCGCGGGGACATAGGCGATGCCCTCGTGCACCGCCGCGCCCGCCGCGAAGCGGTTGCCCGTCTTGTAGCTCCACGCCAGCGTCCCGCCGGGGGCCACGCACCGGATGACGCCGTCCCGGGTCAGGGTAATCACGCGCCCGGAGTCCGGATCCACCGCCGGGCTGGCCAGCTCGCGCGGGCCATACTCCAGGGCGACCGGCTCGACGAGCGGGGTCCACCAGGCCACCTCGAAGAACTTCGAGGGCGCCTGGCGGGGGCTGGACGTCACCGGGTTGCCATACAGCGGAACGGAGCTGCAGGCGCTCAGCCAACCCACGGCCGCCGCGGCCCCGATCCAACGCTTCCACGCACGCCGCTTCATCATGCCGAGGGTCTATCCCGCATCCTGCGCGGAGTCAGCGGGCGCCGCCGGCGTGGGCACCTTGACGCCCTCGGCCGCCAACAGGGCCAGCCGCTCGGTGGACAGCCGCGCCGCGGACGAGGCCGCATGCTCGGTGGGGATCTTCGCCAGCACCGCCGCCGCCTCGTCCTTCTTGCCCTGGAGGATGAGGATGCGCGCGCGGTGGTACTGGCCCATGCCGGCCAGGAACCCGCCCGCGTTCAGCTTGGCCATCTCGTCGAACGCCGCGAGCGCCGGATCGTACTTCTGCTGCGCCTCGTAGGCGTAGCCCTGGCCCTCGAACGCCGAGGCGCGCAGCGGATCATTCTGCGCCGCGCCCTTGAGGAACTCGCCGAAGGCGGCGACCGCCCCGTCGTTGTTGCCCAGGCGGTACTCGGCCTTGCCCAGCGGCAGGGCCGCGGCCACCGCGGCGCGGGTGCCCGAGTGCTCGGCGCGGAACGCCGTCAGGGCCTTCACCAGCGCCTCATCCTGCTCCTTGGCCGTCTTGAAAGGGGCGGGCTCTCCGGGGGCCACGGGCGGCGGAGCACCCTCGGACGCGGGGGCCACCGGCCGGTCGAGCACCTCGAGCGCCGCGCCCAGCGCCTGGGCCGCCTTCGCCTCGCCGCGCGCGGAAGTGTAGCTGAACAGGGCCGCGCCCAGGCCGCCGACCAGCAGCACGCCCACGGCGATGATGACGAGCCGCTGACGCTGGACCAGCCAGTCCTCGGCTTCGGCCCCCGCTCGCTGGAAAGCGTCCGGCTGCTTGAGCTCCTGCTTGGGCTCCTCTGGAGCCATCTTCTCGGGCTTGGCCACGTCGCTGAACCTCTTCTTCTCTGGGGCGAAAGGCGGCGCAATCTACGGAGCGCCCGCCGGGGGTGTCAACGCGAACACTCAGCTCTTCTTGCCCTTGCCCTTCAGGTGGGGCTTCTTGCGGGCCTCGCGCTTGGCCTGGCCCGGCCGCGCCCGGAAGAGCAGCCGCAGGGGCACCCGCAAGTCGAACGTCTTGCGCAGCTGGTTGGTGATGTACCGCTTGTACATGTCCGGCACGCGCTCGGGGTTGTTGCACGTGAGGGCAAAGGTGGGCGGCGCCGTGCCCACCTGGGCGATGTAGTACAGGCGCAGGGGCTTGCCGGCGACGATGGGGGCCGGGTTCGAGTCCACCATGTGCTCCAGCAGCCGGTTGAGCTGCGGGGTGGGCGCCCGGTACCGGAACTGCTCGGCCAGCTCCACGGCGATGTCCACCACCTTCTCCACCTTGGAGCCCGTCAGCGCCGAGGTGAAGATGATGGGCGCGTAGCCCACGAACTTCAGCGAGTGCTTGAGCGCCTCGCGGTAGGCCTCCTGCCGGCGCTGGTCCGTGCCGATGAGGTCCCACTTGTTCACCACGATGACGAGCGCCCGGCCCTTGTCCTCGGCCAGGCCCGCCAGCTTCGCGTCCTGGTCCACCGCGGGCTCGGTGGCATCCATGATGAGCACCGCCACGTCGCTGCGGTCCATCACCTTGAGCGCCGACACCACGGAGAACTGCTCCACCCGGTGCGCGATGGAGCGCTTGCGCCGGATGCCCGCCGTGTCCGTGAGGATGAGCTTGTGGCCCTTGTAGGTGAGCGCCGAGTCGATGGGGTCTCTCGTGGTGCCCGGCACCTCGCTGGCCACCACCCGCTTCTCCTTGAGGATGGCGTTCACCATGGTGCTCTTGCCCACGTTGGGCCGGCCAATGATGGCCACCCGGAGGGTGCCGTCATCGGGGAGCACCTCGGCGTCCTCGCCCTCCTGCTTCGGCGGGAGCCGGTCCAGCACCGCCTCCACGAGCTGGGGCACGCCCAGGGCGTGCTCGGCCGACAGGGGCATCACCTCGCCCAGCCCCATCCGGAAGAACTCCCCGGAGAGCGCCTGCATGGCATCCGAGCCGCTGTCGAGCTTGTTGGCGGCCACCAGCACGGGCTTGCCGCTCTTGCGCAACAGCTCCGCCACCGCCTCGTCCGCGGCGGTGAGCCCCGCGCGCCCGTCGGTGACGAAGAGGATGACGTCACACTCCTCCACGGCCAGCTGCGCCTGCTCGCGCACCTGCTTGAGCAGCGAGTCCTTCTCGCCCGGGACGAAGCCGCCCGTGTCGATGAGGGTGAAGGTGCGATCCCCCCACTGCGCGTCCGCGTAGTGGCGATCCCGCGTCACGCCGGGCTCGTCCTCGACGAGCGCGAGCCTCCGCCCGGCGAGCCGGTTGAACAGCGTGGACTTGCCCACGTTGGGGCGACCGACGATGGCGACCAGCGGTTTCATTACTCGTAACCCAGCTTCTTGAGCCCTTCGGGGCGCTCGCTCCAGCGAGGCTCCACCCGGACCCGGAGCGAGAGATAGACGTGCGCACCCAGCAGCCGCTGGATGGCCTTGCGCGCATCGGTGCCGATGGTCTTCAGCATCTGGCCCTGCTTGCCGATGATGATGGCCTTCTGGCTGTCGCGCTCCACGTAGATGGAGGCGGCGATGCGGATGAGCCCCGCGAGCGGCCCCGGCGGCGCATCCGGCCGCGGCTCGCGCTCGGACTCGTCGAACACCTCCACCAGTACCGCGGTGGAGTACGGGATTTCCTGCCGGCAGTGCCGGAGCACCTGCTCGCGGATGTACTCGGAGACCAGCGTGCGCTCCTGCTGGTCGGTGAGCATGTCCTCGTCGAAGATGCGCTCGCCCTCGGGCAGGTGCTGCAGCACCACCTGGAAGAGCCGGTCCACCCCGTCCCCCTCCCGCGCGGAGATGGGCACCACCTCCGCGAAGGGGAACTCGGTGCGGTACATGTCGATGAGCGGCAAGATGAGCGACTTGGGCAGCGTGTCGATCTTGTTGATGACCAGGAAGGTCGGCTTGCCCATCTTCTGCAGCCGCTCGAGGATGGTCCGGTTGCCGGGGCCCACCTCCAGCTTCTCCCCGCCCGGGATTTCCACGACGAAGAGGACCAGGTCCACTTCCTCGGCCGCCTGGAGGGCCGTCTCCACCATGTAGCGGTTGAGCTCTCCCTTGGCCTGGTGGATGCCCGGCGTGTCGATGAAGGCCACCTGGCCCTCCGGGCGCGTCACCACGCCCAGGATGCGGTTGCGGGTGGTCTGCGGCTTGGGGGAGACAATGGCGATCTTCTCGCCCGTCAATTGATTGAGCAGCGTGCTCTTGCCCACGTTGGGGCGCCCAATGAGCGCGGCAAAGCCACTGCGGTAGGTCTTCGAGGCCATCGGTCTGGAGATGATCTGGGGACCGCCCTCTCGGAAGGCCCCGTGGGACTGCGGCGACTGAGGCTCCCCTGCCCGCCTTCCCGGCGGGCGAGTGACTGCGGAGCCGTGGAGATGGCGATCCACCCCCTCAGAGCCCTTTACCACCTCGCCGAAGATGGTGTGCCGATTGTTGAGGGGGGTGGGCGCCCCAGGGATGAAGAACTGCGGTGGCGCACAAATCCTTACCCGTCAGGGCTTCGGGGAAGCCTTCGGCGCGGGCTTCGGCGCGGCCTCCGGGGCCTTGGCGGCAGGGACGAGCCCCTTGGGGGGCTTCTCGCTCAGGTCGATCTGGGTGAGCGTCACCGGCGTCTGCGGCCGGTCCATGGGGCCGCGGGGGACGTTGGAGATGGCCTCCACCACCTCGTAGCCCTTCACCACCTCGCCGAAGATGGTGTGGCGGTTGTTCAGGTGCGCCGGGGTGGAGGTGGTGATGAAGAACTGGCTGCCGTTGGTGCCGGGGCCCGCGTTGGCCATGGCCAGGATGCCCGGCTTGTCGAAGGTGCGGCCGCTCTGGAACTCGTCCTCGAAGCGGTAGCCCGGGTCGCCCCGGCCGGAGCCCAGCGGGTCCCCGCCCTGAATCATGAAGTCCGGAATGACGCGGTGGAACACCGTGCCACTGTAGAGGGGCTTC from Stigmatella erecta includes these protein-coding regions:
- a CDS encoding tetratricopeptide repeat protein; translated protein: MAKPEKMAPEEPKQELKQPDAFQRAGAEAEDWLVQRQRLVIIAVGVLLVGGLGAALFSYTSARGEAKAAQALGAALEVLDRPVAPASEGAPPPVAPGEPAPFKTAKEQDEALVKALTAFRAEHSGTRAAVAAALPLGKAEYRLGNNDGAVAAFGEFLKGAAQNDPLRASAFEGQGYAYEAQQKYDPALAAFDEMAKLNAGGFLAGMGQYHRARILILQGKKDEAAAVLAKIPTEHAASSAARLSTERLALLAAEGVKVPTPAAPADSAQDAG
- the der gene encoding ribosome biogenesis GTPase Der, with protein sequence MKPLVAIVGRPNVGKSTLFNRLAGRRLALVEDEPGVTRDRHYADAQWGDRTFTLIDTGGFVPGEKDSLLKQVREQAQLAVEECDVILFVTDGRAGLTAADEAVAELLRKSGKPVLVAANKLDSGSDAMQALSGEFFRMGLGEVMPLSAEHALGVPQLVEAVLDRLPPKQEGEDAEVLPDDGTLRVAIIGRPNVGKSTMVNAILKEKRVVASEVPGTTRDPIDSALTYKGHKLILTDTAGIRRKRSIAHRVEQFSVVSALKVMDRSDVAVLIMDATEPAVDQDAKLAGLAEDKGRALVIVVNKWDLIGTDQRRQEAYREALKHSLKFVGYAPIIFTSALTGSKVEKVVDIAVELAEQFRYRAPTPQLNRLLEHMVDSNPAPIVAGKPLRLYYIAQVGTAPPTFALTCNNPERVPDMYKRYITNQLRKTFDLRVPLRLLFRARPGQAKREARKKPHLKGKGKKS
- the era gene encoding GTPase Era, producing MASKTYRSGFAALIGRPNVGKSTLLNQLTGEKIAIVSPKPQTTRNRILGVVTRPEGQVAFIDTPGIHQAKGELNRYMVETALQAAEEVDLVLFVVEIPGGEKLEVGPGNRTILERLQKMGKPTFLVINKIDTLPKSLILPLIDMYRTEFPFAEVVPISAREGDGVDRLFQVVLQHLPEGERIFDEDMLTDQQERTLVSEYIREQVLRHCRQEIPYSTAVLVEVFDESEREPRPDAPPGPLAGLIRIAASIYVERDSQKAIIIGKQGQMLKTIGTDARKAIQRLLGAHVYLSLRVRVEPRWSERPEGLKKLGYE
- a CDS encoding peptidylprolyl isomerase, which encodes MFRMLATALLLTASLAGAQPAAGKWTKKVQAGKDLYATLKTSQGDITVKLFSKDAPKTVANFVGLATGEKPWRDPATGDMSKKPLYSGTVFHRVIPDFMIQGGDPLGSGRGDPGYRFEDEFQSGRTFDKPGILAMANAGPGTNGSQFFITTSTPAHLNNRHTIFGEVVKGYEVVEAISNVPRGPMDRPQTPVTLTQIDLSEKPPKGLVPAAKAPEAAPKPAPKASPKP